TTAACCATTTTGAAGCAGCGGGTATTCAGGTTGAATGGCACCATTTTTCACCCCCTGCGCCTGCCAACTACCCTAACCCAACCACTCCTCCACGTTCAGCATTGGATTTTTTACTCCACTTAGGACCCAATGGTCTATTAACCTATCTTCGTTCCTAAATGAACATCCTTGTTATTGCCGCACACCCAGACGACGAGGTTTTGGGCTGTGGCGGAACCATCGCCCGCCACATCGCAAATGGCCATACTGTACATGTTTGTATTTTAGGCGAGGGCGCAACCTCGCGCTTTGACCGCCGCGAAGAGGCTCCTCGGCAACTTGTTGATTTTTTAGCCACAGCAAGCCAAAAAGCAGCTAACCTGCTTGGCGTTAGGTCCGTTCAGGCTTTGCAATTGCCCGATCAACGCTTTGATACATTGCCTTTCTTAGACATGGTAAAACTCCTGACAAGCGTAATCGAAGAGAAAAAGCCAGAAGTGGTCTATACACAGCACGGAGGGGATCTGAACTTAGATCATACCATTACCTTTCGTGCCACCCTCACCGCTTGCCGCCCTCTTCAGGGCTGTCCTGTCCGTGCATTGTATGCGTATGAAGTCCCTTCCTCCACCGAATATGCTTTTGGTAAGTTTTCTCCCATCTTTCAACCAGACACCTTTGTGGATATTTCCACTTTTCTTGCGGGTAAAATAGCAGCCATGCAATGTTATGCACCCGAAATGCGCCCATTCCCCCATCCTCGCTCCGAGGAGGTGCTCCGTAGTATTGCCACTCGCTGGGGGTCACAAGTGGGGCTGGTAGCAGCAGAAGCCTTTCAAACCATCTTCCGCATTTGCTCCTAAAAAAACCTTTTTTTCTAACCAAATAACGTTTGACACAAGTATCTGACAAAGTTAGAAATTTAATTTACATGGTCATAAGATGAATACTGTATTCATGAATTGACCTAAAAGATCAGCCTGTATGGAAACCATGGAAAGTGTTCTCCGTTTTTAGGTTACTCCGCCCCAAAAACAACAATAATTGCTATGGAATCCCTTTCACGCAAGGAAAGAGAACGATTGAACCGCCGTCGCGAAATGCTTCAGGCGGGGATTCGGGTATTTGCTGAAAAGGGATATGAACGGGCTTCGATAGAAGAGATTGCCCAACGCGCCGAGTTTGGCAAAGGGACGTTGTATCTCTATTTCCCAAAAGGAAAAGAAGAGATGTTACGTGCCATTGTTCAGGACCTTGCAGAAGAAGAATTTCAGTTGGTTGAAAATGTATTCCTGCAATCCCAGGAACAACAACGATCCTTTGAACAAACTTTTCGGGCATTTATTCGCGCCTATTTAGACCATTATCACCAAGAAAAAGACCATTTTCGTTTGGTGGTAAAAGTCCTAAACCGCCTGATGCTCTCGGATGAGGATGCGTTAAAAGAACTGGTTTTGTCGTTAAAAGCCAAAACGATTTCACGTTTTTCTGGTTTCTTAGAAGAAGCCATGCAGCGTGGTGAAGTCCGGTCTTTTCATGCAGAAGCCCTTACCCACATGATATTTGGCAATTTACATGGCTATATCATGTATGATACTTTTTTGCATAATCCCCCTTTGCCTTGTACCCCCACCCAGATAAGCCCTGCAAACGATGCCCAAGAGTGGCTTTGCTTGCTTTTATTACACGGGATTTCCCAACAGCCTTCTTCCACAGCAGTACTCCCACGGTCTATTTAAGAAACAATATGCGTTTTTTTCACCGTTATCTTCTCGCCCTTCTCTTCCTAATGCCCGGATTATTGGCAGCGCAACCTACAAGTCCTCCCTCTCGAAAAGTCCATATGACCCTCGATGAGGCCATTCAAATCGGCTTGGTGAATAATTACCTGCTCCGTTCGGCTGCGCTTGGTCAATCCGAGGTAAATTCTCAGGTAGAAGAAGGTTTTAGCAACCTTTACCCCAAAATCAACCTTTCCGGCAATTACCAACGCAATTTGCTTAGTTCCAATCCATTTGCAGGCTCTAGTGCGGGTAATATTTTTACGGGTCTGGGGCAAATTGGCTGGCTGGGCTTTAATGAACAAGCCCGAACGGACAACGATGAAAGCACCACACCGATCACCCTTCAGGAGTACTACCGCAGAATCGCCGAAGGCCAAACCGCTGCGGGCATTCCGACCAATAGCAGTGCAAACCCTTTTGCCGTAGAAAATAACGTTACAGGTAATATCGCCATCAGCCAGACTTTATACAATGCCGCAATTGGCGAAGGACTACGTGCAACACGGGTGCTTCAATCTATTACGGCTTCTGGATTTTTGCGCCAACAACAACAAATCGTAAGCCAGATCCGCAGTGCGTTTTATCGGGTGATGCTGGCACGCGAACAGGTTTCCGTCCTTCAGAACAGTATGGAACGCCTAACGGAGACCACCCGCGATGTCGGCAAGACTGTCCAACAGGGCCTTGCTCCTCGTTTTCAACGCCTTTCTGCCGAAGTAGAATTGGGCAACCTGAATACACAAAAAATTGTTGCGGCCAACAATTCAGCACTTGCCCTTTCTGGTCTAAAACTTCTGCTTGGGCTACCTATAGAGACCGAAATTGACATCAAAGCCTCGTGGGAAGAACTCACGGAAAAAGCAAGCGAAACCGATGGCCTAAATTTGCGTGCAGCCCTTGATGTGGCCATGAACAACCGTCCGGATTTGGTGCAGGCCCAAAAAAACATTGTCCTTCAGGAAATTCAGAAAGGGGTCACCACAGCCTTGGGCAAGCCCATTGTGAGTGCCTTTTCCAATATTTCATACATAGGACGCATCCCCAGTAACCGCACCTACTCGGTACAGGATGCCAATGATCCGTTCAAATTCACCAAAGAGCGTAATCGTATTTTCAGTGACGGGTATTGGGATCCCAATATAACGGTCGGATTACAGGTTTCGTGGAGTCTTTATGACGGTGGTACAAGAAAATACCAACGGCAACGCAACCAGCTATCCATCGAACGTGCAAAAATTCAGGAAGTACAATTGCAGGAAAGTATTCGATTAGAAGTAGAACAAGCCTTTTTATCCCTTTCTTCAGCTTTCGAACGCATGACAAGTCAGCGACACAACATCGCCCGTGCCGAAGAAAACTACCGAATCACCTCCACCCGTCTTCGCGAGGGTGTTGGAAACCAGTTAGAAGAACGCCAAGCCTCCGAACTCTTAGACCAGAGTAAATTGGCATATGTAGTGGCGATCTTCGACTACCTCAATGCCAAAAATAGCCTTCAGACTGCGATGGGTAAATTACCTTTTGTAGAATCGAAAGTCCCTGAATTTGCTCCGGCACGCACTGGCGGCATCTGGAATTATGTCAATAAGTTTTATAAAGTACAATAACCGGATAATTCCCAAAGGTCCATCATTACCCAAATCAAACCCTAACATGAAA
Above is a genomic segment from Bacteroidetes Order II. bacterium containing:
- a CDS encoding TolC family protein, coding for MRFFHRYLLALLFLMPGLLAAQPTSPPSRKVHMTLDEAIQIGLVNNYLLRSAALGQSEVNSQVEEGFSNLYPKINLSGNYQRNLLSSNPFAGSSAGNIFTGLGQIGWLGFNEQARTDNDESTTPITLQEYYRRIAEGQTAAGIPTNSSANPFAVENNVTGNIAISQTLYNAAIGEGLRATRVLQSITASGFLRQQQQIVSQIRSAFYRVMLAREQVSVLQNSMERLTETTRDVGKTVQQGLAPRFQRLSAEVELGNLNTQKIVAANNSALALSGLKLLLGLPIETEIDIKASWEELTEKASETDGLNLRAALDVAMNNRPDLVQAQKNIVLQEIQKGVTTALGKPIVSAFSNISYIGRIPSNRTYSVQDANDPFKFTKERNRIFSDGYWDPNITVGLQVSWSLYDGGTRKYQRQRNQLSIERAKIQEVQLQESIRLEVEQAFLSLSSAFERMTSQRHNIARAEENYRITSTRLREGVGNQLEERQASELLDQSKLAYVVAIFDYLNAKNSLQTAMGKLPFVESKVPEFAPARTGGIWNYVNKFYKVQ
- a CDS encoding TetR/AcrR family transcriptional regulator — protein: MESLSRKERERLNRRREMLQAGIRVFAEKGYERASIEEIAQRAEFGKGTLYLYFPKGKEEMLRAIVQDLAEEEFQLVENVFLQSQEQQRSFEQTFRAFIRAYLDHYHQEKDHFRLVVKVLNRLMLSDEDALKELVLSLKAKTISRFSGFLEEAMQRGEVRSFHAEALTHMIFGNLHGYIMYDTFLHNPPLPCTPTQISPANDAQEWLCLLLLHGISQQPSSTAVLPRSI
- a CDS encoding PIG-L family deacetylase; the protein is MNILVIAAHPDDEVLGCGGTIARHIANGHTVHVCILGEGATSRFDRREEAPRQLVDFLATASQKAANLLGVRSVQALQLPDQRFDTLPFLDMVKLLTSVIEEKKPEVVYTQHGGDLNLDHTITFRATLTACRPLQGCPVRALYAYEVPSSTEYAFGKFSPIFQPDTFVDISTFLAGKIAAMQCYAPEMRPFPHPRSEEVLRSIATRWGSQVGLVAAEAFQTIFRICS